The following is a genomic window from Xenopus laevis strain J_2021 chromosome 2L, Xenopus_laevis_v10.1, whole genome shotgun sequence.
GGAGGAGTTGCTAGGCAACACAGCAAAATTGGCTCCAGGCAGTTGAATTACAGATCTCAAATTTTGAAGGCAACTTTTCACTAGGGCACAAAAAAAGTAGAAGGTTCTATAAACAGATTTAtggattttaatatttaatatactaaatattattgtgtatgtattgttttattcacaCAAGCTAATAGATGTGTGTATTCTATTTTATTCCATCTTAATGTTCAGTTATTCTGTGTATTTGTGAAACGTAggaggatctattatctggaaaccagtaaCGAACAAATTAGAAAGTTCTGCATAACTGGacaattgctgtgtttttttctctgtaataattcgGCAGTACCTtgagggtaactaagctgcatatgAATCCAAATTGtagtggcaaaacaatacaattgggttttaatgtttaaatcttaGACTGGGGTTTAATATCCAAAACATTTTGGATattagaccccatacctgtacagcaataacaacaaaaagagccattaaatatatttcccaaataataaataaaatggactTTGTATAATTACAGATAACAGAAAGGGGGAGAAGGAAGATACACTAAAATTTctggaaatacaaataaatgcaccAATAAACTGAATTCTGGTCATTTTTCTGTATATTCATTTGAAAGTTGCAGAAAGGGTCCCATACAAGGGATGTGTCTGTAGAATAAATGACTTCCCAAAGGCAcatatatttagtatttagtaaatataaatatatatataaaaaacccaTGGGACAATAACAAAACAGAAACATTATATTTGCTATGATAGATAAATGACTTCCCAAAGGCAcatatatttagtatttagtaaatataaatatatatataaaaacccatGAGACAATAACAAAACAGAAACATTATATTTGCTATGATAGATAAATGACTTCCCAAAGGCAcatatatttagtatttagtaaatataaatatatatacaaacccATGGGACAATAACAAAACAGAAACATTATATttgctgtattatatatatatatatatccccatgCATCTCCTCTCTGTAACTAATGGCTGATGATAAGTTAAATATACAGCGGAAATGATAAATACAACTTTTATTTGTAACAAAGGGTGTTATTCTGTCACATTTACAGGAAGGCCTGTGAGGCACATTGGAAAGTTTATTATTGTATGTACAAAACATTCATATTAATGTGTGCGGCACAAAAGCAGCTGGGAAGGGTGATCCAGAGATCAGAAAAGTAGGATTGCTTGGTGAGGAGATTAAATGCGAATTGCACAAAACTGTCCCAAAATGccgtttattttaaaaacaaaaggacCATAAAAGTCAATTTGTAGACTGTTTGTACGGGTATGTAGTGTATCCCTCAGCTGCggcactacatttcccagcatccccattCCAAGCGTAAAGCAACGGCGGAGAGCAAATTCTCAGTCCCCAACAAAGCAGTGCCCCGGTTGCTTGTTGCTAGGAGACCGCCTGCTGATAGCAAGATACCCCTGGAGCAGAAAGGAGAGACAGGGCACGTGACCCCGATCTAGAAAAACAATAGGATAGCGGGTTAAAGAAAGGCGCGCTCCCAGAGAGCTTCTAATAAGCAGCGCGTGCTGGCGTCCTCTGTTCCCATATAGACCTTTCCTGTCACAATTATATTCACGCTCCGACTCTCGCAAAACTCGTAGCCCTGGAGAAGGTTTCTGGGAGCTTTAATCGAACAGCCCTGTATCCACCTCAAAATAGTGCCTGGGAATCCTGCAGCAATTACAGCGCTCAGTAATAATAGTAACACTCGGCGTCACACACAGGGCAGTAACGTGTACGTGGGCCGAACACTTGTCACAGGCGCACGTAGAATATAAACCGAGAGCAGTGGCCGCTATAGCCACAGTCACTTCACGATAAAATGGTGTAACACAGAACGTGCACCTCCCACAAGCAGCAGCCGTGCCACTGGCCTGTACTCTGTGTGTACGGGGAGCAGCAGGTGCACAGTCTCTCCCAGTGGGCCCCATGATGTGACAGGCAGCGTTTAGCCAATCCCGCCAGGCCGAGACCCTGCTCTGCTGCGCCGAGTCATAGTACATTGTGGCACGGAAAGccgccgcctcctcctcctccaaagCTCTCCTGCTGTACTATGAGCCCTCCACATGACTGTGAAGTAATAGATCCTACATTAGGGCCACACAGGGCTCCACACACATCTGACAACTGCCAGCAAACCCTGACTGTCACCTGGGCAAAGTTGTTTCATCCACTGTCCTTCCTgatattaaatacatataaacacacactaTATTAACCGACATTTACCTATagtgaactacagaccatatatatatatgtgtgtgtgtgtgtgtatgtacatatAAATGATACACAACTATTGATTATGTCGCCTTCACGTGTTGCTACACAGTCCCACACATACATTATATCATATAGAACTGACAGAAAGCTACAGGAATGTGACCACTCCCCTGAACCCCGGCCCCGCCCACACACGGGCACACACTTCTATATTGGCGTCTGTGCCTGAAACGGGAATTGTACGGATTTATTTACTACATGTGATTATTACATGTAATCATTCCCACATACAATGTATCATTAGCTCTCCATAATAGCAACGTGCCTCTCTGATCTCTTACATACAGCTACAAACACTAGAACTAGTCTGTAAGACACATAATGCTCTCTCTCatattaatacacacacacatatatatatgtggtacATTATAGGCTACTCATCAGATATAGGGAGACGTATAAATGCACAGACAGACATGAGGCAACAcgacatataaatataaatgcagataCATGGATTTAAATCACAGGCAGATATTAGGCAGCTAGATGTACTCTACACTAGATATATACAACACTACAACACCAGATATACACAACACTACAACACCAGATATACACAACACTAGATACATACAACACTACAACACCAGATATACACACCATTAGATATACACAAGACTAGTTATATACAGCACTAGATATACACAAGACTAGTTATATACAAACTCAGATATAGGGTAAGGAGAAATATAAATGGTGACCTGGATAATAGGCAGATATCATTAAGTGCACATTCAGCCAAGAAATATAGAGCTGTATAAATGCACAgtcatatatttctgtatatgttGAGCTGCCCAATATGTGAATGTTGATTTAGTTCTGTCTATATGTGCAGCTGCcttaaacatatacatatatatatagatactccAATGTACACTCAGATAAATGgacatatacagacatataagTGCAGACTCGGCTTTGAGCCagctgtacatatatttatacatatacacagttCTACAATTGTGAAGTTGAATAAGTggcagatatatagatagatagatagatagatagatagatagatagatagatagatagatagatagatagatagatagatagatagatagatagatagatagatagatagatagataacacaGTTATATAAATGGTGAAGATCCAGACATATATAAGACAGgtatatacagacatataaatGCATCAgatacagacatacagtatatatacacagcagCTAGATACAGACAGCTCTATAAGCGCACACTGGATACACTGGGATAGACACAGTAAGAAGTAGAGACATACACGAGTAGAGCGCCCACCCCAGGTGTGACTCTCACTGACAGACACACTATTAGACTTGCACCTGTGCCCTATGAGAAAAGCGGTAGAATTGTGCCCAGGTGCCCCAtgtagcagcagtagcagcagcgccTCACCAGGTGACAGTCAGTCCCGTGCCAGACACAGCCAGTGGCCAAGCACAGTGGGTTCTTCTGGCAGCGGAAGGCGGAGACTTGAACGATTGGCTGCCGGCCCGTCCCTCCCTTTATATGTGTGACAGGAGTACATGAGATGTAGTAGAGAGCAGCGCAAGCCTTACACACTGTATATCGCCTGCTGAGCCCAGGGCCGCATACACTCGCTGCTCTAAGACAGGGGGTGTGTGAGTCCCTATGTAAAAGCTCTGCCAGTCATTCCATGCAGCTGTCCCGTGGCCTAAGCCGGCCATACCATCACTAGCACCCCCCTAACGCTGGACTATTTCCCCTCAAAGTTGGCTCCTGCCCCAGCAGCCGCCTTGGATCCGTCAGCTTACTGTGAGACTCCGGTGTACAACCCGGATCTCTGCCCGAACATGGTGGCGGCCCAGGCCAAGCTGGTGTATCACCTGAACAAGTATTACAATGAGAAGTGCCAGGCGCGCAAGGCCGCCATCTCCAAGAGCATCCGCGAGGTGTGCAAGGTGGTGTCGGACGTGCTGAAGGAGGTGGAGGTGCAGGAGCCGCGCTTCATCAGTTCCCTCAATGAGATGGACAATCGCTACGAGGGGCTCGAGGTGATCTCCCCCACTGAGTTCGAGGTGGTGCTTTACCTCAACCAGATGGGAGTCTTCAACTTCGTGGACGACGGTTCCCTGCCGGGCTGTGCGGTGCTGAAGCTGAGCGACGGCCGGAAGCGGAGTATGTCCCTGTGGGTGGAATTCATCACCGCCTCCGGTTACCTGTCCGCCCGCAAGATCCGCTCCCGTTTCCAGACTCTGGTGGCGCAGGCGGTGGACAAGTGCAGCTACCGGGACGTGGTGAAGATGGTGGCGGACACGAGCGAGGTGAAGCTGCGCATCAGGGAGCGCTATGTGGTACAGATCACCCCCGCCTTCAAGTGCACCGGCATCTGGCCCCGCAGCGCTGCCCACTGGCCCCTGCCCCACATCCCCTGGCCCGGGCCTAATAGAGTGGCGGAAGTCAAGGCCGAGGGCTTCAATCTGCTCTCCAAGGAATGTCACACGCTGGCGGGGAAGCAGAGCTCGGCCGAGAGTGACGCCTGGGTGCTGCAGTTCGCAGAGGCCGAGAATCGCCTGCAACTGGGCGGCTGTAGGAAGAAATGTCTGTCCTTGCTCAAAACCCTGCGCGACCGACACCTGGAGCTGCCCGGCCAGCCGCTCAATAACTATCACATGAAGACCCTGGTCTCGTATGAGTGCGAGAAGCATCCCAGGGAGTCGGACTGGGACGAGTCGTGTCTGGGGGACCGGCTGAATGGCATCCTCCTGCAGCTCATCTCCTGCCTCCAGTGCCGCCGCTGCCCGCACTACTTCCTGCCCAACCTCGACCTCTTCCAGGGGAAACCCCACTCCGCCCTGGAGAACGCGGCCAAGCAGACCTGGAGGCTGGCACGGGAGATCCTCACCAACCCCAAGAGCCTGGAAAAACTTTGAGCCTCATGGGACACCGTCATCCATCTGAGCTGCAGCCTCGGATACAAACTGGCATAGAGACTGGCACGGCGCATGGATCTATACACACTCCATCTACAGATCCCAGCATTCTCACACTGCCAAACCGCCTAGATCGGATGTAGGAACATATACCTGTGTCTAGGGAGGCTACTGTGAGTTCTAGTTGTACAGCAGCCGGTGGGAGACTTCTTAAAAGCATCTTGAACCCCTGAAAGTACAATCCAGGGACTCTTTACTCTCTGATGATGGATACAACTCTCCGCCTCTGTACTGCGGCTTAAACACATCCACCACCAACACAAATCCGActtctttttataaattattttaagcaattttaaAAGTGTCGTTTTTTTtggctgggagggggggggagagaaaaacTCCATTTATTGTGCACTCAGCctgttagaataaaaaaaatatatcaataaaaaacatttcaagaaaTCGACAACTTCACATTGGGATTtgacatcagtttttttttttctggttaaaacCCAAATTTCGATCTGCCAACtgaacaagaattttttttttctatgtacattttttttaaaaaatatttctgattcTCAGTGTCTTGAAATTGTGGATGTGGCTGTTCTGTGATTGGTATAAAGGGTTGCTATTTCCATGTTGGATATCACAGGACATATTCTGCTATGGAGATGCCATTTCAAAGGtagttttgggggtttttttgtctGAACTttgaagtttacattttttttttttcgtttcaaAATGCTCGTTCTATTCCCAACATTCCATAAATATACttgaaatgttatttaaatatattcaaaggagaaacatttgaattttgcttATACGATGGCGCTTGGATAGTCGAATTATATATTTGGAAAATGCACTTGAAGTACACTGGATAAAGACTTTTGTGATTTGAGATTTTAAATCGTTGACCATTTAATTTAATGACGATCTAAATAAATGACATcaaaataaaatactggaatgtgtgattatttatcattttttttgtttcttcaaaATATATTTCGCATGAAAAATGATTAGGGAACGAATTCTAATAAATAGCAAAGAGAGTGATGGGAATGTTTATACAAAAGCAATATTGTAACACTTTAATTGTGTTATTGTCATTCATTGTATACATTTTACTCATTTAAAAAGAAACTAATTTAAAAAGTTACCGTTTTAATGCAATGCACTTGATCCTATAAATAGAGGAAAATATCTCACTACAAAACAGATGTATTAAACTAAACCCTACAGACTTTATTTATGGTAAAAGAGTTAGCAGTTCTGTATGCCCAGGATATAGCTGGCAGAAAACGAACCATTTACTACAAGAAATAAacccataaaataaatatagttgtAAACATTTCTAGAAAttagatttaaaatataaaaccagaAAATCAACAAGTCGATTTCGGGCTAAAATCGAACGCATTCGTTATTCAACAAAGGAATAcgaatattaaacatattttaaaaggaaatgtaaaagtattttaaaagaaaacaaaaaaaacaataacttaaTAAAGATCAATTTAAATACATTCATGTATAATATgatattttaaagaaattgaaTTTGAGGATGAATTAATACAAACCCAAATCGTAATTATTATTTTGAATGCTATTTTTAGCTGTTAAAAagcagattattttttaattataccaaattaaaaaggaaaagcaCTGCGGCATTAAGATATTATATCAGTAGGataataaaaatgaagcttgGGAAATTTGTTCGGATTGAAAAATGATGTCCAGTTGCTAATAACACCCACTATAGCtgtattaaaataattgtttctTATTTAATTGCGTTGTATACCGACAATGCACAATATCGTTGCGATTTGATTTTTCTGAAAGATATTTGTGTTTTCCCACGGGCGGGCTCAGGTGTAAAACACAAACTGCCACAAAACGAGCGTTGCCTAACTGTCAGAGTGTGGTGCTGATTGAAGCTGCGGTTGTGTTGCTTTAGGAATGAAAGAGAAACTGACGGGCCGCCGGTAGGAGCGATAAATAACGCGCGCGCTCACCTTTGGGTCGATCTTTTTGAAGGTCGGGTCTTCCTCGTCCACTTCAAAGTAGATCTCGGTGGTGGTAATGGAGAGGGTGCCCTTGGCAACTACAACGGGTGCAATGAGCTGGGCAGGGGTGCTGAGCACTACAGGACCTGGAACACAGAGAAAAAGCGCTTATCACAAGGGCAGCCTCATTCTTTTCCTGGGTGTCTCTAACTGCACCCCAAAGATGATTGCCCTGGGCACTGGCAGACACACACTGTCTGTGACCTTGGGCAGAATGTATGGGAAAcagtcatgtattttttttattttgtgtaccaAATATCGCTGACTATCTGGGAGCGCTTGGCAGGAGCGATTTCTTTTGTTGTCAGTGGCTAGTGGCACCAAGGGCTAGTTTGTGCCTGGGGACTAGTGGTTTGGTTGGTTTCACTTGTCTTTAATACAGGCCAATAATATAGTCTGTGCAGATCCCTAAATAATGAGCACTAATACACGGGGCAGTGTAGGAGGACGCTATTATTATCTGCTCATGGGAAGCCTAGAGACAACCAATACACTGGTTTATGGCCcaaatattaggggcagatttatcaaaggtcgaagtggattttcgaagtaaaaaaactttgaatttcgaagtcatttttgggtacttcgaccatggaatagtccaacttcgattcgaagctgaaaaaaaactttgaaattcgaatatcgaaatttatcatttactgtctctttaaaacttcgaccattcgccacctaaaagctgctgaagtgctgttttagcctatgggggacctcctagaacctatatggaggcaattggtggagtttgagagatagaagctttttggggggaaaaactttgaatcgaagtagatcgaaaggagctattccttcgatcgtacgatttgaagtaggccgaatacggaccacttcgacctctattcagttggtctttttgaattcgaagtccgaagtttttttttaacttcgaacattgataaatatgcccctaagtgtataggAAACAGCCCCACAATTCTCTGTATGTATGTGGGGGGAACTGACGGATTCCCTtt
Proteins encoded in this region:
- the mab21l1.L gene encoding putative nucleotidyltransferase MAB21L1, with translation MVAAQAKLVYHLNKYYNEKCQARKAAISKSIREVCKVVSDVLKEVEVQEPRFISSLNEMDNRYEGLEVISPTEFEVVLYLNQMGVFNFVDDGSLPGCAVLKLSDGRKRSMSLWVEFITASGYLSARKIRSRFQTLVAQAVDKCSYRDVVKMVADTSEVKLRIRERYVVQITPAFKCTGIWPRSAAHWPLPHIPWPGPNRVAEVKAEGFNLLSKECHTLAGKQSSAESDAWVLQFAEAENRLQLGGCRKKCLSLLKTLRDRHLELPGQPLNNYHMKTLVSYECEKHPRESDWDESCLGDRLNGILLQLISCLQCRRCPHYFLPNLDLFQGKPHSALENAAKQTWRLAREILTNPKSLEKL